Proteins encoded by one window of Cloeon dipterum chromosome 4, ieCloDipt1.1, whole genome shotgun sequence:
- the spri gene encoding protein sprint isoform X2: MSVTSGRRVVFREVQHQQPPRRRTRADLQEDRGSRFGCCCCYTSSYRVQKSKRSKRGNEQLEPGDAFLEPYMQGLGPSRESPLLKLDADTDYDDDENNRPPTPLHAPVAAPRMFRGASPPHATLLLHEAQPAQLISESAKFKLIDLTHRDSDVTVATSFSTQSVSVPRGMTSEDEGDDEGEDEDSCDQASSSGGGSMAPCDIGLVERLIRSHPVWFLAGLQRAGAVHLLQGKEEGNFVVRQSSQADTMAISVRLPAGKGPYIEHYLVQATSTGQLALESSENKFDDIPSLVAHYAQCCDELPVQLTLPRAIREARNRQQLSSLALLGQEFWRYPMANPRPERGTPVAEVPLTAPQTAPPSLRLSPPLNAPSEEEPPVKQQTPNSSQSSLCSFGSGSCSINNLSNSNLNNLLNNNNGSASSSPPKDNIVLNLAPLKEPSPPSTSIHPPKAARPNSLNLLQSNLSSANNSPLSPSAGTPSAKSNPPKPPPRWAKPSQNFTVTSTVTFQVTSPATTTTPRIEELKTESVLSPQQFQQTSLICSPTESKAATPITGHSSRRSKRKVSSNKESYHYQESDILESPTVYYRSSVADKISDYEDIWGPEHKIKSPQQAPSVTPELLTFKPRIPQSVSANELSGDDRRPDILGSCASLMGKNNIVSPVTSPVSPLIIESPVSSPLDEEGNKPSGSPFYAEPADAIRFNVQRRKPRPAGGLPQHRQRVLASHRHSDPTIQHSWWPPPQINGRQHQPLERIESSEEIHTAASVDNISMLKSPTSTASTPMSAVSHQHPLIAISNNQLSATGPVKIMSGVSESHLAAIKSRQQPKAKPVQVPRVLGKAKGISRGGDGSWAVDSSWEFFGSQAGSPASENVDEPVSNRFPPLTYDEDYEEDDVVSQLGSDGKPRRRRRPLTAQELIAEKCPELGIPPDISIPGVLSPGINDNPIVRENSMHSNNSDSCRMSAYDNVEGLIHHGPYSSRSSNSQASDEDAHTVFSEPWDSSRWETLLMQKNQQSRDDDRMSFNNGTPAAISATSSLVHLSGDALIPDDEDMTQERSAIVTKLPHLSRTKSFKDRMDPLLSPPRLQALRSRDGGSTGAAIRAYALQLAADKSTTFAQNVENFIQCTRESKERSPNVAMRNMRQFMSGMKNYLVKHGERNFEKEVEKERNKLKANEFLNLDAILEGVMHKLVVRPLREHLYRLFVAEYSRTGAIQLLASNIQYARTKPPHDLGIRAKISPPSEESMHTICHYLTRLQQVDSPLEKLENLLACISTIFNSVKSSNQNRGGVLLGADDFLPLFVWVLVRAGMVAAEIEAEFMWGLLQPSLLSGEGGYYLTTLSSAVYVLKNFRACNEMQNPHNSSLDWRGGSLAELRSVLRIVVPDELHGSILTKTLPVRPNTTTRDVCKIIAHKIRITNPQDYGLYKLVDGEETLLNDGECPQDVKDDVCQDGKHCVFAYKRIDAKIAWPRTSPSPSST; the protein is encoded by the exons AGGTGATGCCTTCCTGGAGCCGTATATGCAAGGATTGGGCCCGTCGCGGGAGTCGCCGCTGCTGAAGCTGGACGCAGACACGGACTACGATGATGACGAAAACAATCGACCGCCGACACCACTGCACGCGCCCGTGGCAGCACCGAGGATGTTCCGCGGTGCGTCTCCGCCGCACgccacgctgctgctgcacgagGCGCAACCCGCTCAGCTCATATCCGAATCTGCAAAGTTCAAGTTGATCGACCTCACGCACCGCGACAGCGACGTCACTGTCGCTACGTCTTTTTCCACACAG AGCGTGAGTGTGCCGCGTGGAATGACCTCGGAGGACGAGGGCGACGACGAGGGAGAAGACGAGGACAGTTGCGACCAGGCGAGtagcagcggtggcggctcTATGGCTCCGTGCGACATTGGTCTGGTGGAGCGGCTCATCAGGTCGCACCCCGTCTGGTTTCTCGCGGGCCTGCAAAGGGCGGGCGCTGTCCACCTCCTGCAGGGAAAGGAAGAAGGG aattttgtcGTGCGTCAGTCAAGTCAGGCGGACACAATGGCCATATCTGTGCGACTACCCGCCGGTAAAGGGCCCTACATCGAGCACTACCTGGTCCAGGCCACTAGCACAGGTCAGCTGGCTCTCGAGAGCTCAGAGAACAAGTTCGATGACATTCCTTCCCTCGTGGCGCACTATGCGCAGTGCTG TGATGAACTACCAGTGCAGTTGACACTACCTCGTGCCATCAGAGAAGCCAGAAATAGACAGCAACTCTCCTCACTGGCTCTCTTAGGACAAG AGTTTTGGCGCTACCCCATGGCAAATCCCCGACCTGAAAGAGGGACGCCGGTCGCAGAAGTGCCACTAACAGCCCCTCAAACAGCTCCCCCTTCGCTGAGGCTGAGCCCACCCTTGAACGCCCCCTCTGAAGAGGAGCCCCCCGTGAAACAGCAAACCCCGAATAGCAGCCAGTCTAGTTTGTGCAGCTTTGGTTCCGGCAGCTGTTCCATCAACAACCTGAGCAACAGCAATCTCAACAACCTGCTGAACAATAACAATGGCAGTGCTTCCTCCTCGCCCCCGAAAGACAACATAGTCCTGAATCTTGCCCCGTTGAAAGAGCCCTCCCCTCCCTCGACGTCAATCCACCCCCCAAAAGCGGCCAGGCCCAACTCCCTGAACCTGCTGCAATCAAACTTGTCGTCAGCCAACAACAGCCCACTGAGTCCCAGCGCCGGAACCCCCTCGGCCAAAAGCAACCCCCCGAAGCCACCTCCGCGGTGGGCGAAACCAAGTCAGAACTTCACTGTGACATCCACGGTGACCTTCCAAGTCACCTCCCCGGCCACAACAACCACCCCCAGAATCGAGGAGCTGAAAACTGAGTCAGTGTTAAGCCCTCAGCAATTCCAGCAAACTTCACTCATCTGCAGCCCCACCGAGAGCAAGGCAGCCACCCCCATCACCGGACACTCGAGCAGGAGGTCCAAGAGGAAAGTCAGCTCCAACAAAGAGTCGTATCATTATCAAGAATCGGACATTCTTGAGTCGCCCACCGTATACTACAGAAGTTCCGTCGCGGACAAGATCAGTGATTACGAAGACATCTGGGGTCCAGAACACAAAATCAAGTCGCCCCAACAGGCTCCCTCGGTCACCCCAGAGTTGCTGACCTTCAAGCCAAGGATTCCTCAAAGCGTTTCAGCCAATGAGCTAAGTGGAGACGACAGGAGACCAGACATTTTGGGCAGCTGTGCTTCCCTAATGGGCAAAAACAACATTGTCAGCCCAGTCACAAGCCCTGTTTCACCCCTCATCATTGAGTCGCCAGTTAGTTCCCCCCTTGATGAGGAGGGAAATAAACCAA GCGGCAGCCCATTCTATGCGGAGCCAGCCGACGCCATCAGGTTTAATGTGCAGAGACGCAAACCAAGACCTGCGGGCGGCCTACCGCAGCACAGGCAAAGGGTGTTGGCAAGCCACCGCCACTCAGACCCCACCATTCAGCACTCGTGGTGGCCGCCCCCACAGATCAACGGCCGCCAGCACCAGCCGCTGGAGCGCATTGAGTCCTCCGAGGAAATCCACACCGCCGCCAGCGTGGACAATATCTCCATGCTCAAGTCGCCAACAAGCACGGCTTCCACTCCAATGAGCGCCGTCTCGCACCAACATCCTCTAATTGCAATCTCAAATAACCAACTGAGCGCGACGGGACCGGTTAAAATCATGTCAGGAGTGTCTGAGTCTCACCTGGCAGCAATCAAGAGCAGGCAGCAACCAAAGGCAAAGCCTGTGCAGGTCCCAAGAGTTTTGGGCAAAgcaaaag gaatATCTAGAGGTGGTGATGGATCTTGGGCTGTGGACAGTAGTTGGGAATTTTTTGGAAGTCAGGCTGGTTCTCCGGCTAGCGAAAACGTTGACGAGCCGGTCAGCAACCGCTTTCCGCCGCTGACCTATGATGAGGATTATGAAGAGGATGATGTTGTCTCCCAACTGGGCTCAGACGGGAAACCAAGAAGGCGCAGAAGGCCCCTAACAGCCCAAGAGTTGATTGCTGAGAAGTGCCCAGAGCTAGGAATTCCTCCTGACATATCGATTCCGGGTGTCCTTTCACCAGGGATCAATGACAACCCGATTGTGCGAGAAAACTCCATGCACTCCAACAACAGCGACTCATGCAGGATGTCCGCCTATGACAACGTTGAAGGACTGATACACCATGGTCCATATTCATCAAGGAGCTCAAATTCCCAG gcAAGTGACGAAGACGCCCACACTGTGTTCTCCGAGCCTTGGGACAGTTCTCGATGGGAGACACTTTTGATGCAAAAGAATCAGCAGTCAAGAGATGATGACAGGATGAGCTTCAACAATGGAACCCCCGCCGCGATATCTGCCACCTCTTCTCTGGTGCACCTCAGTGGAGATGCTCTAATACCAGACGACGAAGACATGACCCAAGAAAGATCAGCAATTGTTACTAAACTGCCTCACCTGTCTCGGACAAAGAGCTTCAAGGACCGAATGGACCCCCTGTTgt CACCTCCTCGTTTGCAAGCGTTGAGGTCCCGTGATGGAGGTAGCACTGGTGCCGCAATCAGGGCCTACGCATTGCAACTGGCAGCAGACAAAAGCACCACTTTTGCTCAGAACGTTGAGAATTTCATCCAGTGCACGAGGGAGTCGAAAGAGAGGAGCCCCAATGTGGCCATGCGCAACATGAGACAGTTTATGtctggaatgaaaaattatctggTGAAACACGGCGAACGGAATTTTGAGAAGGAGGTCGAGAAGGAGAGAAACAAG TTGAAAGCGAACGAGTTTTTGAATCTGGACGCCATTCTGGAGGGAGTAATGCACAAACTGGTTGTGAGGCCTCTCAGGGAGCACCTTTATCGCCTCTTTGTTGCCGAGTATTCGAGAACTGGAGCGATTCAACTGCTGGCTAGCAATATCCAATACGCTCGCACCAAACCACCTCATGACCTTGGGATCAGG GCGAAAATTTCTCCACCCAGCGAAGAATCTATGCATACAATTTGCCACTACTTGACGCGTCTGCAGCAGGTAGACTCTCCATTGGAGAAGCTTGAAAATCTCCTAGCTTGCATATCCACAATATTTAACTCT GTGAAATCATCGAATCAAAATCGAGGGGGTGTTCTACTTGGTGCGGACGACTTTTTGCCCTTGTTTGTCTGGGTGCTCGTGCGAGCGGGCATGGTGGCAGCTGAAATCGAGGCTGAATTCATGTGGGGTCTACTGCAACCCTCTTTGCTCTCTGGAGAGGGAGGCTACTATCTGACCACGCTCTCCAGCGCCGTGTATGTCCTCAAAAACTTCAGGGCTTGCAACGAGATGCAAAATCCTCATAATTCTTCCTTGGAT tggCGAGGAGGTTCACTGGCTGAGCTGCGATCAGTGCTCAGGATTGTCGTGCCGGATGAGCTGCATGGATCGATTTTGACCAAGACCCTTCCCGTCAGGCCAAACACCACCACCAGAGACGTGTGCAAAATTATTGCCCACAAAATCAGAATCACAAATCCTCAAGACTATGGTCTCTACAAACTTGTCGATGGTGAAG aaacctTGCTGAATGATGGCGAGTGCCCTCAAGATGTGAAGGATGACGTTTGCCAGGATGGAAAGCACTGCGTCTTCGCCTACAAAAGAATCGACGCGAAAATCGCCTGGCCAAGAACCTCTCCTTCCCCGAGCAGTACTTAG
- the spri gene encoding protein sprint isoform X5: protein MLITQYTALLLQTSRESSDRIRQQQLAGRDSPPFKDNASTSTDDEIVSRGDAFLEPYMQGLGPSRESPLLKLDADTDYDDDENNRPPTPLHAPVAAPRMFRGASPPHATLLLHEAQPAQLISESAKFKLIDLTHRDSDVTVATSFSTQSVSVPRGMTSEDEGDDEGEDEDSCDQASSSGGGSMAPCDIGLVERLIRSHPVWFLAGLQRAGAVHLLQGKEEGNFVVRQSSQADTMAISVRLPAGKGPYIEHYLVQATSTGQLALESSENKFDDIPSLVAHYAQCCDELPVQLTLPRAIREARNRQQLSSLALLGQEFWRYPMANPRPERGTPVAEVPLTAPQTAPPSLRLSPPLNAPSEEEPPVKQQTPNSSQSSLCSFGSGSCSINNLSNSNLNNLLNNNNGSASSSPPKDNIVLNLAPLKEPSPPSTSIHPPKAARPNSLNLLQSNLSSANNSPLSPSAGTPSAKSNPPKPPPRWAKPSQNFTVTSTVTFQVTSPATTTTPRIEELKTESVLSPQQFQQTSLICSPTESKAATPITGHSSRRSKRKVSSNKESYHYQESDILESPTVYYRSSVADKISDYEDIWGPEHKIKSPQQAPSVTPELLTFKPRIPQSVSANELSGDDRRPDILGSCASLMGKNNIVSPVTSPVSPLIIESPVSSPLDEEGNKPSGSPFYAEPADAIRFNVQRRKPRPAGGLPQHRQRVLASHRHSDPTIQHSWWPPPQINGRQHQPLERIESSEEIHTAASVDNISMLKSPTSTASTPMSAVSHQHPLIAISNNQLSATGPVKIMSGVSESHLAAIKSRQQPKAKPVQVPRVLGKAKGISRGGDGSWAVDSSWEFFGSQAGSPASENVDEPVSNRFPPLTYDEDYEEDDVVSQLGSDGKPRRRRRPLTAQELIAEKCPELGIPPDISIPGVLSPGINDNPIVRENSMHSNNSDSCRMSAYDNVEGLIHHGPYSSRSSNSQASDEDAHTVFSEPWDSSRWETLLMQKNQQSRDDDRMSFNNGTPAAISATSSLVHLSGDALIPDDEDMTQERSAIVTKLPHLSRTKSFKDRMDPLLSPPRLQALRSRDGGSTGAAIRAYALQLAADKSTTFAQNVENFIQCTRESKERSPNVAMRNMRQFMSGMKNYLVKHGERNFEKEVEKERNKLKANEFLNLDAILEGVMHKLVVRPLREHLYRLFVAEYSRTGAIQLLASNIQYARTKPPHDLGIRAKISPPSEESMHTICHYLTRLQQVDSPLEKLENLLACISTIFNSVKSSNQNRGGVLLGADDFLPLFVWVLVRAGMVAAEIEAEFMWGLLQPSLLSGEGGYYLTTLSSAVYVLKNFRACNEMQNPHNSSLDWRGGSLAELRSVLRIVVPDELHGSILTKTLPVRPNTTTRDVCKIIAHKIRITNPQDYGLYKLVDGEETLLNDGECPQDVKDDVCQDGKHCVFAYKRIDAKIAWPRTSPSPSST, encoded by the exons AGGTGATGCCTTCCTGGAGCCGTATATGCAAGGATTGGGCCCGTCGCGGGAGTCGCCGCTGCTGAAGCTGGACGCAGACACGGACTACGATGATGACGAAAACAATCGACCGCCGACACCACTGCACGCGCCCGTGGCAGCACCGAGGATGTTCCGCGGTGCGTCTCCGCCGCACgccacgctgctgctgcacgagGCGCAACCCGCTCAGCTCATATCCGAATCTGCAAAGTTCAAGTTGATCGACCTCACGCACCGCGACAGCGACGTCACTGTCGCTACGTCTTTTTCCACACAG AGCGTGAGTGTGCCGCGTGGAATGACCTCGGAGGACGAGGGCGACGACGAGGGAGAAGACGAGGACAGTTGCGACCAGGCGAGtagcagcggtggcggctcTATGGCTCCGTGCGACATTGGTCTGGTGGAGCGGCTCATCAGGTCGCACCCCGTCTGGTTTCTCGCGGGCCTGCAAAGGGCGGGCGCTGTCCACCTCCTGCAGGGAAAGGAAGAAGGG aattttgtcGTGCGTCAGTCAAGTCAGGCGGACACAATGGCCATATCTGTGCGACTACCCGCCGGTAAAGGGCCCTACATCGAGCACTACCTGGTCCAGGCCACTAGCACAGGTCAGCTGGCTCTCGAGAGCTCAGAGAACAAGTTCGATGACATTCCTTCCCTCGTGGCGCACTATGCGCAGTGCTG TGATGAACTACCAGTGCAGTTGACACTACCTCGTGCCATCAGAGAAGCCAGAAATAGACAGCAACTCTCCTCACTGGCTCTCTTAGGACAAG AGTTTTGGCGCTACCCCATGGCAAATCCCCGACCTGAAAGAGGGACGCCGGTCGCAGAAGTGCCACTAACAGCCCCTCAAACAGCTCCCCCTTCGCTGAGGCTGAGCCCACCCTTGAACGCCCCCTCTGAAGAGGAGCCCCCCGTGAAACAGCAAACCCCGAATAGCAGCCAGTCTAGTTTGTGCAGCTTTGGTTCCGGCAGCTGTTCCATCAACAACCTGAGCAACAGCAATCTCAACAACCTGCTGAACAATAACAATGGCAGTGCTTCCTCCTCGCCCCCGAAAGACAACATAGTCCTGAATCTTGCCCCGTTGAAAGAGCCCTCCCCTCCCTCGACGTCAATCCACCCCCCAAAAGCGGCCAGGCCCAACTCCCTGAACCTGCTGCAATCAAACTTGTCGTCAGCCAACAACAGCCCACTGAGTCCCAGCGCCGGAACCCCCTCGGCCAAAAGCAACCCCCCGAAGCCACCTCCGCGGTGGGCGAAACCAAGTCAGAACTTCACTGTGACATCCACGGTGACCTTCCAAGTCACCTCCCCGGCCACAACAACCACCCCCAGAATCGAGGAGCTGAAAACTGAGTCAGTGTTAAGCCCTCAGCAATTCCAGCAAACTTCACTCATCTGCAGCCCCACCGAGAGCAAGGCAGCCACCCCCATCACCGGACACTCGAGCAGGAGGTCCAAGAGGAAAGTCAGCTCCAACAAAGAGTCGTATCATTATCAAGAATCGGACATTCTTGAGTCGCCCACCGTATACTACAGAAGTTCCGTCGCGGACAAGATCAGTGATTACGAAGACATCTGGGGTCCAGAACACAAAATCAAGTCGCCCCAACAGGCTCCCTCGGTCACCCCAGAGTTGCTGACCTTCAAGCCAAGGATTCCTCAAAGCGTTTCAGCCAATGAGCTAAGTGGAGACGACAGGAGACCAGACATTTTGGGCAGCTGTGCTTCCCTAATGGGCAAAAACAACATTGTCAGCCCAGTCACAAGCCCTGTTTCACCCCTCATCATTGAGTCGCCAGTTAGTTCCCCCCTTGATGAGGAGGGAAATAAACCAA GCGGCAGCCCATTCTATGCGGAGCCAGCCGACGCCATCAGGTTTAATGTGCAGAGACGCAAACCAAGACCTGCGGGCGGCCTACCGCAGCACAGGCAAAGGGTGTTGGCAAGCCACCGCCACTCAGACCCCACCATTCAGCACTCGTGGTGGCCGCCCCCACAGATCAACGGCCGCCAGCACCAGCCGCTGGAGCGCATTGAGTCCTCCGAGGAAATCCACACCGCCGCCAGCGTGGACAATATCTCCATGCTCAAGTCGCCAACAAGCACGGCTTCCACTCCAATGAGCGCCGTCTCGCACCAACATCCTCTAATTGCAATCTCAAATAACCAACTGAGCGCGACGGGACCGGTTAAAATCATGTCAGGAGTGTCTGAGTCTCACCTGGCAGCAATCAAGAGCAGGCAGCAACCAAAGGCAAAGCCTGTGCAGGTCCCAAGAGTTTTGGGCAAAgcaaaag gaatATCTAGAGGTGGTGATGGATCTTGGGCTGTGGACAGTAGTTGGGAATTTTTTGGAAGTCAGGCTGGTTCTCCGGCTAGCGAAAACGTTGACGAGCCGGTCAGCAACCGCTTTCCGCCGCTGACCTATGATGAGGATTATGAAGAGGATGATGTTGTCTCCCAACTGGGCTCAGACGGGAAACCAAGAAGGCGCAGAAGGCCCCTAACAGCCCAAGAGTTGATTGCTGAGAAGTGCCCAGAGCTAGGAATTCCTCCTGACATATCGATTCCGGGTGTCCTTTCACCAGGGATCAATGACAACCCGATTGTGCGAGAAAACTCCATGCACTCCAACAACAGCGACTCATGCAGGATGTCCGCCTATGACAACGTTGAAGGACTGATACACCATGGTCCATATTCATCAAGGAGCTCAAATTCCCAG gcAAGTGACGAAGACGCCCACACTGTGTTCTCCGAGCCTTGGGACAGTTCTCGATGGGAGACACTTTTGATGCAAAAGAATCAGCAGTCAAGAGATGATGACAGGATGAGCTTCAACAATGGAACCCCCGCCGCGATATCTGCCACCTCTTCTCTGGTGCACCTCAGTGGAGATGCTCTAATACCAGACGACGAAGACATGACCCAAGAAAGATCAGCAATTGTTACTAAACTGCCTCACCTGTCTCGGACAAAGAGCTTCAAGGACCGAATGGACCCCCTGTTgt CACCTCCTCGTTTGCAAGCGTTGAGGTCCCGTGATGGAGGTAGCACTGGTGCCGCAATCAGGGCCTACGCATTGCAACTGGCAGCAGACAAAAGCACCACTTTTGCTCAGAACGTTGAGAATTTCATCCAGTGCACGAGGGAGTCGAAAGAGAGGAGCCCCAATGTGGCCATGCGCAACATGAGACAGTTTATGtctggaatgaaaaattatctggTGAAACACGGCGAACGGAATTTTGAGAAGGAGGTCGAGAAGGAGAGAAACAAG TTGAAAGCGAACGAGTTTTTGAATCTGGACGCCATTCTGGAGGGAGTAATGCACAAACTGGTTGTGAGGCCTCTCAGGGAGCACCTTTATCGCCTCTTTGTTGCCGAGTATTCGAGAACTGGAGCGATTCAACTGCTGGCTAGCAATATCCAATACGCTCGCACCAAACCACCTCATGACCTTGGGATCAGG GCGAAAATTTCTCCACCCAGCGAAGAATCTATGCATACAATTTGCCACTACTTGACGCGTCTGCAGCAGGTAGACTCTCCATTGGAGAAGCTTGAAAATCTCCTAGCTTGCATATCCACAATATTTAACTCT GTGAAATCATCGAATCAAAATCGAGGGGGTGTTCTACTTGGTGCGGACGACTTTTTGCCCTTGTTTGTCTGGGTGCTCGTGCGAGCGGGCATGGTGGCAGCTGAAATCGAGGCTGAATTCATGTGGGGTCTACTGCAACCCTCTTTGCTCTCTGGAGAGGGAGGCTACTATCTGACCACGCTCTCCAGCGCCGTGTATGTCCTCAAAAACTTCAGGGCTTGCAACGAGATGCAAAATCCTCATAATTCTTCCTTGGAT tggCGAGGAGGTTCACTGGCTGAGCTGCGATCAGTGCTCAGGATTGTCGTGCCGGATGAGCTGCATGGATCGATTTTGACCAAGACCCTTCCCGTCAGGCCAAACACCACCACCAGAGACGTGTGCAAAATTATTGCCCACAAAATCAGAATCACAAATCCTCAAGACTATGGTCTCTACAAACTTGTCGATGGTGAAG aaacctTGCTGAATGATGGCGAGTGCCCTCAAGATGTGAAGGATGACGTTTGCCAGGATGGAAAGCACTGCGTCTTCGCCTACAAAAGAATCGACGCGAAAATCGCCTGGCCAAGAACCTCTCCTTCCCCGAGCAGTACTTAG